The Terriglobales bacterium genome contains a region encoding:
- a CDS encoding GvpL/GvpF family gas vesicle protein gives MPEKHLLYLYGISAKAPKLKVPTSIDGASPLEHLEAAGLTAWYSRVSPVEFGERLAANMENLEWLSAVSVRHQRTVAQISEAVTLLPARFGTVFKTEKSLADHIREQKDQLEQKLARIDGAEEWGVKVFLNTAAPAAEINVASGRDYLRAKSAATQVKRRTELDPEVAEFARELQSIAADSAPTGKVSSSQPKLEWQATFLVRKKDRPKWDKALKKYATRWADRREIQCTGPWPPYSFV, from the coding sequence ATGCCAGAAAAGCACCTGCTCTATCTCTACGGCATCAGCGCCAAAGCTCCGAAGCTGAAGGTGCCAACTTCGATCGACGGCGCCTCCCCTTTAGAGCACCTCGAAGCCGCCGGCCTCACCGCCTGGTACAGCCGAGTTTCGCCCGTCGAGTTCGGCGAGCGGCTAGCTGCGAACATGGAGAACCTCGAGTGGCTTTCGGCAGTGAGCGTCCGTCATCAAAGAACCGTCGCCCAGATCTCCGAAGCAGTCACTCTGCTCCCTGCCCGATTTGGAACTGTATTCAAAACCGAGAAATCGCTCGCCGACCACATCCGCGAGCAGAAGGACCAACTCGAACAAAAGCTCGCCCGCATCGACGGTGCAGAGGAATGGGGAGTGAAGGTATTTCTGAACACTGCCGCGCCGGCTGCAGAGATCAACGTAGCCTCCGGACGCGACTACCTGCGCGCCAAATCGGCGGCGACCCAGGTAAAGCGCCGCACCGAACTCGACCCCGAAGTGGCGGAGTTCGCTCGCGAACTCCAATCCATCGCTGCTGATTCTGCTCCAACCGGCAAAGTCAGCTCCAGCCAGCCAAAACTCGAATGGCAGGCAACGTTCTTAGTACGAAAGAAGGATCGCCCAAAATGGGACAAGGCCCTAAAGAAGTATGCCACCCGCTGGGCCGACCGCCGCGAAATTCAATGCACCGGACCTTGGCCGCCGTATTCGTTCGTGTAG
- a CDS encoding permease prefix domain 2-containing transporter encodes MIFQTDSTCPPHLAAWLITLFSPSKEAECVLGDLLEEYSHLCSHSGVAFARSWYWRQTLKTIANFAMAGYRAAHWSMIAAILGGWLLNGFLHGLLDKALSAATDKYLLYWSNHFKLYLFLAARGMLIGNLIASTLVGSFVGFASRGREMLATTTLSLVLGAMAVVGYLVVALIGRHIFFWGIAWYFAGLCAIVVGGAIVRMSRSRRQLDLADAQLHIPS; translated from the coding sequence ATGATTTTCCAAACTGATTCGACCTGCCCGCCTCATCTGGCTGCATGGCTGATCACTCTATTTAGCCCTTCCAAAGAAGCGGAGTGTGTATTGGGTGATCTGCTGGAGGAATACTCCCACCTGTGCTCGCACTCGGGAGTTGCCTTCGCACGAAGCTGGTACTGGCGACAGACACTTAAGACAATCGCAAATTTTGCAATGGCTGGATACCGCGCCGCGCACTGGTCGATGATCGCCGCAATACTCGGCGGCTGGCTCCTAAATGGCTTTTTGCATGGCTTGCTCGACAAGGCACTGTCCGCTGCTACCGACAAATACCTCTTGTACTGGTCGAATCATTTCAAACTTTACCTGTTTCTGGCGGCAAGGGGAATGTTGATCGGAAACCTCATTGCTTCGACGCTGGTGGGATCCTTCGTCGGGTTTGCGAGTAGAGGCAGGGAGATGCTCGCCACAACGACTCTAAGTCTCGTCCTCGGCGCAATGGCTGTTGTCGGCTATCTCGTCGTGGCGCTTATAGGTCGGCATATCTTTTTTTGGGGGATCGCATGGTACTTCGCAGGTCTGTGCGCAATCGTGGTTGGCGGAGCTATTGTTCGGATGAGCAGGTCGCGCCGTCAACTCGATCTTGCCGATGCGCAATTGCACATTCCATCGTAG
- a CDS encoding helix-turn-helix transcriptional regulator — MPTHDFLGEFEHIVLLAVLRLEDRAYGVTVRQEIDLRTKREVSIGAVYATLDRLEIKGYVKSRSGDPTPERGGRSKRFFQVTAKGMAAVNRTQRALRSLTQGLDLIGSYS, encoded by the coding sequence ATGCCTACTCACGATTTTCTCGGTGAATTCGAACACATCGTTCTTCTGGCAGTTTTGCGCCTCGAAGATCGCGCTTATGGCGTTACTGTGCGACAAGAGATCGATTTGCGAACCAAGCGGGAGGTGTCCATTGGTGCCGTGTATGCGACTCTCGATCGATTAGAAATAAAAGGGTACGTTAAATCGCGCAGCGGGGATCCTACCCCAGAGCGTGGTGGTCGGTCGAAGCGCTTTTTTCAGGTGACAGCTAAGGGAATGGCGGCTGTGAACCGCACACAACGTGCACTCCGGAGTCTGACTCAGGGACTCGATCTAATCGGGAGTTATTCATGA
- a CDS encoding helix-turn-helix transcriptional regulator, producing MTDDYTPHLPLSPASLHILLALAGEDRHGYGIMQDVARQSEGRYKLGPGTLYDNLQKLTEQGLIETVSSRGASEDPRRKYYRLTRFGRGVLEADVARLERVLREARAHALVPKPRRAT from the coding sequence ATGACCGACGACTACACACCTCACCTGCCTCTCTCACCCGCGAGCCTGCATATCTTGCTCGCCCTAGCAGGCGAAGATCGGCATGGGTACGGAATCATGCAGGATGTCGCACGTCAGTCCGAAGGACGCTACAAGCTCGGCCCTGGCACGCTTTATGACAACCTGCAGAAGTTAACAGAACAGGGGCTGATCGAGACGGTGTCCTCGCGCGGAGCGAGTGAGGATCCGCGAAGGAAGTACTATCGGCTGACCCGGTTCGGACGTGGTGTACTCGAGGCGGATGTCGCGCGCCTGGAGCGCGTACTGCGCGAAGCGCGAGCACATGCTCTTGTACCGAAGCCGCGGAGGGCGACCTGA
- a CDS encoding ABC transporter ATP-binding protein, whose product MLELRHVTKLYAAIPAVSDVSFIAPAGEVTGYLGPNGSGKSTTLKMIACLIDPSEGQILFRGEPISRNRIKYRQSFGYVPEEPQLYPHLTGEEYIRMVGELRGIPEQQLEARLNGFLRLFSLEDNRHVAISSYSKGMRQKVLLSSALLHNPDLILLDEPFSGLDVNSAMILKDLIRQLAARGKVVLFSSHELETVERVCSRVIILHKGHLVANDSIEKLRTLMSLASLEKIFAQLAVEQDPSEVTREIVELMET is encoded by the coding sequence ATGCTCGAGTTGCGGCACGTTACGAAACTCTACGCGGCGATTCCCGCCGTCTCTGACGTCAGCTTCATAGCACCTGCCGGAGAAGTAACCGGCTATCTCGGGCCAAATGGATCAGGCAAATCGACAACGCTGAAGATGATCGCCTGTCTGATCGACCCCAGCGAAGGCCAGATTCTTTTTCGTGGTGAACCGATCAGCCGCAATCGCATCAAGTACCGGCAATCCTTCGGATACGTTCCCGAAGAGCCGCAACTGTATCCACACCTCACCGGCGAAGAGTACATCCGCATGGTGGGCGAGCTGCGGGGGATTCCTGAGCAGCAGTTAGAAGCGCGGCTAAACGGATTCCTGCGCCTGTTCTCGCTCGAAGACAACCGTCACGTCGCGATCTCTTCTTACTCAAAGGGCATGCGCCAGAAGGTCTTGTTGTCTTCTGCTCTTCTCCACAATCCCGATCTCATCCTGCTCGACGAGCCCTTTTCGGGACTCGATGTGAACTCGGCGATGATCTTGAAAGATCTAATCCGCCAGCTCGCGGCACGCGGCAAAGTCGTGCTGTTCAGCTCGCACGAACTCGAGACGGTCGAGCGCGTTTGCTCGCGCGTGATCATCCTGCACAAAGGGCATCTGGTCGCAAACGATTCCATCGAGAAGCTGCGGACGCTGATGTCGCTTGCGTCGCTGGAAAAGATTTTTGCGCAACTCGCGGTGGAGCAGGATCCGAGCGAAGTGACACGAGAGATCGTCGAACTGATGGAGACGTAG
- a CDS encoding glycosyl hydrolase family 18 protein, producing MLDYSRRLRLEVLLFLIAAVPLFAQAPRFQVVGYYAERHAVSGDYPLKQFAENGAAGILTQLDYAFGKVAKKRCEVPNPDVELKKQFPAEQTVDGTADSSDSNQLHGTFHQLQELKKKFPKLKILISLGGWANSDGFSDAAQPANVRDFVRSCVDIYIKGNFAPGIHAPGVFDGIDIDWEYPVDGGMIPGRPEDTKNMNAMAAEFRRQLDAVRPGLLLTAAIPAGSEDYKHFDLKTLSRYMNDLSIMAYDLHWNGEKTTNLHSALFHDPADPSKPPMDTHYGAHAVEDFLRAGVSPRKIVFGVPFYGKGWTGVSDTNHGLYQPAKDASKLPPEYRNLKTLPASADRQYYAKLATCSIWNDDEFFSYDCPEAMQAKLKYVRQHHLGGVMFWEMGQDTLDAELLRALAGGSRMPPSNSRGNRQ from the coding sequence ATGCTCGATTACTCCCGTCGTCTGCGACTCGAAGTCCTTCTCTTCCTGATTGCTGCTGTTCCTTTGTTCGCTCAAGCTCCTCGATTTCAGGTAGTCGGCTATTATGCCGAGCGCCACGCTGTTTCTGGCGACTATCCACTCAAACAATTTGCCGAAAATGGCGCCGCGGGGATTCTCACTCAACTCGACTACGCCTTTGGCAAAGTCGCGAAGAAACGATGCGAAGTTCCTAATCCCGATGTCGAGTTGAAAAAGCAGTTTCCTGCGGAGCAGACTGTGGATGGGACAGCCGATTCCTCCGACTCGAATCAGCTCCATGGCACTTTTCACCAGCTTCAGGAGCTCAAGAAGAAGTTTCCCAAATTGAAAATCCTGATCTCGCTGGGCGGCTGGGCGAATTCCGATGGATTTTCTGACGCGGCGCAGCCGGCCAACGTGCGCGATTTTGTGCGGTCCTGCGTGGATATCTACATCAAGGGCAACTTCGCTCCGGGCATTCATGCGCCGGGAGTTTTCGACGGCATCGATATCGATTGGGAATATCCGGTGGACGGAGGCATGATTCCCGGCCGTCCGGAAGACACGAAGAACATGAATGCCATGGCGGCTGAGTTTCGGCGTCAGCTCGACGCGGTTCGTCCTGGGTTGTTGCTCACGGCGGCCATTCCAGCAGGCTCGGAAGATTACAAGCACTTCGATCTGAAAACGCTTAGCCGGTACATGAACGATCTCTCGATCATGGCTTATGACCTTCACTGGAACGGCGAGAAGACCACGAACCTGCACAGCGCGCTCTTCCACGATCCGGCGGATCCTTCGAAGCCTCCGATGGACACACATTACGGCGCGCACGCCGTCGAGGATTTCCTTCGCGCCGGTGTTTCGCCGCGCAAGATTGTCTTTGGCGTTCCCTTTTACGGAAAAGGCTGGACTGGCGTGAGCGACACCAATCATGGTCTCTATCAACCAGCCAAGGATGCGTCGAAACTTCCGCCGGAGTATCGCAACCTGAAAACACTGCCTGCGAGCGCTGATCGCCAGTACTATGCCAAGCTCGCGACATGCTCGATTTGGAACGACGACGAATTCTTCAGTTATGACTGTCCGGAGGCAATGCAGGCGAAGCTCAAGTATGTGCGCCAACACCATCTCGGAGGGGTGATGTTCTGGGAGATGGGCCAGGACACGCTGGATGCGGAGCTGTTGCGGGCACTGGCTGGCGGTAGTCGGATGCCTCCGAGCAATAGCAGAGGCAATAGGCAATAG
- the aroC gene encoding chorismate synthase: protein MLRFCTAGESHGEALIAVISGIPAGIEIDQEFVNHELWRRQQGYGRGGRMRIERDTAHFISGVRHGKTIGSPISLRIENRDWKNWEEVLPVGAGDPAKHKRVSSPRPGHADLAGALKYNLPEARYVLERASARESTARVAVGAVAKLLLKSIEVEVLSHVIAVGKANYDGIPDWEQVRALARKEEVLLGCADVEAEQRMKAEVDQALRTGDSVGGIFEVIGHHVPPGLGTYSNWDERLDAQLAAAVMSLQAVKAVEIGRGVTAAVSFGSQVHDAIGYSGEKNGDDRFTRFTRARNNAGGIEGGISNGEDIVVRGYLKPISTLRRPLESVDFATREPVKAAYERSDVCVVPAAGVAAEAMVALTLARVALEKFGGDSATELERNYKSYCKQIAEY, encoded by the coding sequence ATGCTTCGTTTCTGCACAGCCGGTGAATCTCATGGAGAAGCCCTGATCGCGGTGATCTCGGGCATTCCTGCGGGGATCGAGATCGATCAGGAGTTCGTGAACCACGAGCTGTGGCGGCGTCAGCAAGGCTATGGCCGTGGCGGGCGCATGCGCATCGAGCGCGATACGGCACATTTCATCTCCGGGGTACGGCATGGCAAGACGATCGGCTCTCCGATTTCGCTGCGCATTGAAAACCGCGATTGGAAGAACTGGGAAGAGGTTCTGCCCGTAGGCGCAGGTGATCCGGCGAAGCACAAACGAGTCTCATCGCCCCGTCCTGGTCACGCTGACTTGGCGGGAGCGCTCAAGTACAACCTTCCCGAAGCGCGATATGTACTGGAACGAGCTTCGGCGCGGGAATCGACGGCTCGCGTTGCAGTTGGTGCCGTGGCAAAACTGCTGCTCAAGAGCATTGAGGTAGAAGTACTCAGTCACGTAATCGCTGTGGGCAAAGCGAATTACGACGGCATTCCCGATTGGGAACAGGTGCGGGCTCTCGCGCGAAAAGAAGAAGTCCTGCTGGGATGCGCCGATGTCGAAGCCGAGCAGCGCATGAAAGCCGAGGTCGATCAGGCGCTGCGAACGGGTGACTCAGTAGGGGGCATCTTCGAGGTGATCGGTCATCACGTTCCTCCCGGATTGGGAACGTACTCGAATTGGGACGAGCGTCTCGACGCCCAGCTTGCTGCCGCCGTCATGTCGCTGCAGGCGGTGAAAGCGGTCGAGATCGGACGCGGGGTTACGGCGGCAGTTTCGTTCGGCTCACAGGTCCACGATGCGATCGGTTATTCCGGCGAAAAGAATGGTGACGATCGTTTCACTCGCTTCACACGCGCTCGCAACAATGCCGGCGGGATCGAAGGCGGCATCTCTAATGGAGAAGATATCGTCGTTCGCGGCTACCTCAAGCCGATTTCCACGCTGCGGCGTCCGCTGGAATCTGTCGACTTCGCTACACGCGAGCCGGTGAAAGCTGCCTACGAGCGGTCGGATGTCTGCGTGGTGCCAGCAGCGGGAGTTGCCGCAGAAGCGATGGTCGCGCTGACTCTGGCGCGCGTTGCGTTGGAGAAATTCGGCGGAGATTCGGCGACCGAGCTCGAACGGAATTACAAAAGTTATTGCAAGCAGATCGCGGAGTATTAA
- the def gene encoding peptide deformylase produces MIYPIVKYGDPVLDKPAATVTVFDEQLTKLIDDMFESMYAAHGVGLAAPQIGISKRIAVIDCSFKEDPGAKLVIINPEIVRKEGRQTHSEGCLSLPDFRENVTRAMKCTVRAQDVEGKWFESDGEELLARAMQHETDHLNGKLFISHISALKRDLIKRKIRKLQKAGEW; encoded by the coding sequence ATGATCTATCCCATCGTGAAGTATGGCGATCCCGTTCTGGATAAGCCCGCCGCCACAGTCACGGTCTTTGACGAACAACTCACGAAGCTGATCGACGACATGTTCGAGTCCATGTACGCCGCCCATGGCGTAGGGCTGGCCGCACCCCAAATTGGGATTTCCAAACGCATCGCCGTAATCGACTGCTCATTCAAGGAAGATCCCGGGGCAAAGCTAGTAATCATCAATCCTGAGATCGTCCGCAAAGAAGGCCGCCAGACGCATAGTGAAGGCTGCCTTAGCCTCCCGGATTTTCGCGAGAACGTGACGCGCGCGATGAAGTGCACGGTGCGGGCGCAGGACGTCGAAGGCAAATGGTTCGAGTCTGACGGTGAAGAGTTGCTCGCGCGCGCCATGCAGCACGAAACCGATCACCTGAATGGAAAGTTGTTCATCTCACATATCAGCGCACTCAAGCGGGACCTCATCAAACGCAAAATTCGAAAGCTGCAGAAAGCCGGAGAGTGGTAG
- a CDS encoding AraC family transcriptional regulator: MQTSSSVLLSPIPGREILFTSSTDRVRVTLMSDEPGLVEFGGSARTIVSIHVGPAAVMTCRRGGVSHTGNAVHGDIDVIPPFLPGTWELKHKDTALVVGLEPELLQRAAEELDADPGRVEIRNRFQTRDTSLEHIAWALKAEMETGCPGGRLYMDSLATALALQLVTNHSSLQTSPNLNGGLSPHKLKQVLAFIEENLGADLSLQSIADVAGLSVSHCKVLFRKAVGVPVHQYVIRRRIDRAAELLRKGDLPVSQVALETGFAHQSHLAAQMKRVLGISPKSLKR; encoded by the coding sequence ATGCAGACGAGCAGCTCAGTTCTCCTGTCACCGATTCCCGGACGCGAGATTCTCTTTACCTCCTCGACGGACCGGGTGCGCGTGACCTTGATGTCGGATGAACCTGGGCTGGTGGAATTCGGCGGTTCGGCTCGGACGATTGTTTCAATCCACGTCGGACCTGCCGCCGTGATGACGTGCCGCCGCGGTGGCGTGTCCCATACCGGGAATGCCGTGCACGGTGATATTGACGTAATTCCGCCGTTTCTCCCCGGCACTTGGGAACTCAAGCACAAAGACACCGCTCTCGTCGTTGGCCTTGAGCCGGAGCTCTTGCAACGTGCGGCAGAGGAACTCGACGCCGATCCCGGCAGAGTTGAAATCAGAAACCGATTTCAGACTCGCGATACCAGCCTGGAACACATTGCCTGGGCGCTGAAGGCGGAGATGGAAACTGGATGTCCAGGCGGGCGCCTATACATGGACAGCCTGGCAACGGCATTGGCGTTGCAGCTGGTGACGAACCATAGTTCGCTGCAGACTTCTCCAAACCTCAACGGCGGACTATCCCCCCACAAGCTCAAACAGGTTCTGGCGTTTATCGAGGAGAACCTCGGGGCCGATCTTTCCCTGCAATCGATTGCCGATGTCGCGGGCCTGAGCGTTTCTCACTGCAAGGTTCTATTTCGCAAGGCGGTTGGTGTACCGGTGCATCAGTACGTGATCCGGCGAAGGATTGATCGGGCGGCAGAGCTGCTGCGCAAAGGCGACTTGCCGGTCAGCCAGGTAGCGCTCGAGACTGGGTTTGCGCACCAGAGTCATTTGGCGGCGCAGATGAAGCGAGTCCTCGGGATTTCGCCCAAGTCTCTGAAGCGATAG
- a CDS encoding alpha/beta fold hydrolase — MDISSEFNFIPRRGLRHGHLQTIAGNFLPRTNLLPPGERRRFVVDEHRSGAHIQVECVCHWQSNRKEAMAVIIVHGLEGSVESQYVIGTGSKAWAAGMSVIRMNMRNCGDTETLTPTLYHSGLSADVGAVAEALIEEEGLRRISIVGFSMGGNLALKLAGEWSDHAPKQVKVFATVSPAMDLAASADALHSWRNWLYEQRFLRGLRKRYQRKAILFPDVYDLAHLRRFASIREFDHEITARYEGFAGADDYYHRAAAARVLEQIRVPTLVLHADDDPFIRILPETRAKLVGNPAIRLIETRNGGHCAFLAAPNGYDGRWAERIVIDFIKEPASRP; from the coding sequence ATGGACATCTCTTCCGAGTTCAACTTCATTCCCCGGCGCGGGCTCCGGCACGGACATTTGCAGACGATCGCCGGCAACTTCCTGCCGCGCACCAATCTTCTTCCCCCAGGCGAGCGGCGGCGCTTTGTCGTCGATGAGCATCGCTCCGGCGCGCACATTCAGGTCGAATGCGTTTGCCACTGGCAATCGAATCGTAAGGAGGCAATGGCCGTCATCATCGTTCATGGCCTGGAAGGATCGGTTGAATCGCAGTACGTGATTGGAACCGGCAGCAAGGCTTGGGCTGCCGGCATGAGCGTCATCCGCATGAACATGCGCAACTGCGGCGACACCGAGACGCTCACTCCCACGCTCTACCACTCTGGACTATCCGCCGACGTAGGCGCAGTGGCGGAAGCGCTAATCGAAGAAGAAGGCTTGCGGCGGATTTCCATTGTGGGATTTTCCATGGGAGGGAATCTGGCGCTCAAACTGGCGGGTGAATGGAGCGATCATGCGCCGAAACAAGTAAAAGTGTTCGCAACGGTCTCACCTGCCATGGACCTTGCCGCCTCGGCCGACGCGCTGCACTCCTGGCGCAACTGGCTCTACGAGCAGCGTTTTCTCCGCGGATTACGCAAACGCTATCAGCGCAAAGCCATACTATTTCCCGACGTGTACGATCTCGCGCATCTACGCCGCTTCGCCAGCATTCGCGAGTTCGATCACGAGATCACAGCGCGCTACGAAGGCTTCGCCGGAGCAGACGACTACTACCACCGCGCAGCAGCAGCTCGTGTTTTAGAACAGATTCGCGTTCCCACTTTGGTACTTCACGCTGATGACGATCCCTTCATCCGCATCCTGCCGGAAACCCGAGCCAAGCTGGTGGGCAACCCTGCGATTCGCTTGATCGAAACTCGCAACGGCGGCCACTGCGCGTTTCTTGCCGCTCCCAACGGCTATGATGGGCGCTGGGCGGAGAGAATAGTGATCGATTTCATCAAAGAACCTGCCAGTCGGCCGTGA
- a CDS encoding type II toxin-antitoxin system VapB family antitoxin: MAVALTSIRLDKRLADEAAEVLGVKSRTEAVHAALREIVALKRFKKLMSKYGGKLEFSGYDE; encoded by the coding sequence ATGGCAGTGGCTCTTACATCTATTAGGCTCGATAAGCGACTGGCAGATGAGGCAGCCGAGGTTTTGGGCGTCAAATCCCGAACGGAAGCTGTTCACGCCGCGCTGCGCGAGATCGTTGCTCTTAAGCGTTTCAAGAAGCTGATGTCGAAGTACGGCGGAAAGCTCGAATTTTCCGGCTACGATGAGTAA
- a CDS encoding type II toxin-antitoxin system VapC family toxin yields the protein MIILDTNVISALMRHPADGQVIAWLDRQPRSSIWTTSITLLELHYGLQIIASGRKRSALMQRLETLVTENLDRRIAAFDASAAEHAADLMAGRKKAGRPVELRDTMIAGIALASNAALATRNKPHFDDLPVPIIDPWMTKL from the coding sequence ATGATCATTCTCGATACGAATGTAATCTCCGCTCTAATGCGCCACCCAGCCGATGGGCAAGTGATTGCCTGGCTCGACCGGCAACCGCGTTCCTCGATTTGGACAACATCCATCACGCTGCTGGAGCTCCATTACGGTTTGCAAATCATTGCATCTGGCCGCAAGCGCTCGGCACTGATGCAGCGGCTCGAGACCCTGGTAACAGAAAACCTCGATAGAAGAATTGCGGCCTTTGACGCAAGCGCTGCTGAACACGCCGCCGATCTCATGGCGGGCAGAAAGAAAGCCGGACGTCCAGTAGAACTGAGAGACACAATGATCGCCGGAATTGCTCTCGCGTCGAATGCGGCCTTGGCCACCCGCAATAAACCCCACTTCGACGATCTTCCCGTTCCCATAATCGATCCGTGGATGACGAAACTTTAG
- a CDS encoding aldo/keto reductase: protein MMFKKLNRTDLNISRLCFGTMTFGKPADQATSTRMVDQCIEAGINFFDTANMYQLGVAETMLGEALKGRRKNLILASKVRFKMGDGPDQSGLSRKAILRAVEESLKRLQTDYLDIYYLHYPDYDVATEETLDTLELLVKQGKIRYPATSNYAAWQQVEMLWIAEKKNYKPAVITQPMYNLLARGIEQEWLPMTKHYGLSNIVYNPLAAGLLTGKHQMQTVTPGTRFDNNKLYQDRYWHKQDFEAVEKLKVISEKSGRSLISIAFNWLLHHTASDCVILGASRPEQLAQNLAACEEGRLPEDVVKACDEVWRELRGPIPVYNR from the coding sequence ATGATGTTCAAGAAGCTCAATCGTACTGACCTGAATATCTCCCGCCTTTGCTTCGGCACCATGACATTCGGCAAACCTGCGGATCAGGCGACCTCGACGCGCATGGTCGATCAATGCATCGAGGCCGGTATCAATTTCTTCGATACCGCCAACATGTATCAGCTTGGTGTTGCTGAAACCATGCTCGGCGAGGCTTTGAAAGGGCGCCGCAAGAACCTCATCCTGGCCAGCAAGGTCCGTTTCAAAATGGGAGACGGCCCCGACCAGAGCGGCCTCTCGCGCAAAGCCATCCTGCGCGCAGTCGAGGAGAGCCTGAAGAGGCTGCAGACCGACTATCTCGACATCTACTATCTGCATTATCCCGATTACGACGTCGCGACTGAGGAAACGCTCGACACGCTCGAATTGCTGGTGAAGCAAGGCAAGATTCGCTATCCGGCTACTTCCAATTACGCTGCATGGCAGCAGGTCGAAATGCTCTGGATCGCCGAGAAGAAGAACTACAAGCCGGCGGTGATCACGCAACCGATGTACAACCTGTTGGCGCGCGGCATCGAGCAGGAATGGCTGCCGATGACCAAGCACTACGGGTTATCCAACATCGTCTATAACCCGCTCGCGGCCGGCCTGCTTACCGGCAAGCACCAGATGCAGACGGTCACTCCGGGCACGCGGTTCGACAACAACAAGCTCTATCAGGACCGCTACTGGCACAAGCAGGACTTTGAAGCGGTCGAGAAACTGAAAGTCATTTCGGAGAAATCGGGACGCTCGCTGATCAGCATTGCCTTCAACTGGCTCCTGCATCACACCGCGAGCGATTGCGTGATCCTCGGCGCATCGCGTCCGGAGCAACTCGCCCAGAACCTCGCGGCGTGTGAAGAAGGACGTTTGCCAGAAGATGTGGTCAAAGCGTGCGATGAAGTCTGGAGAGAATTGCGTGGTCCAATTCCGGTTTACAACCGCTAA
- a CDS encoding aldolase/citrate lyase family protein, with translation MSEKRTTRVSRAVKESGAPLLGIAAYFYDPIFVEIAAKLGFRVLWIEMEHAHITFAEAANLCRIASGAGMLTMIRIPDNRRESVLKAAECGPDILDLPMADSPEIVRAFTQHARFRPAGARGYFSVPRALDYGITDSLPAAQQKVNSELCLMIQIETEEAVNRVDELCVIDGIDIFIGPADLSASLGVPGQTTHPKVAEAIQKILRSARKHDKLVAVGAPLPDVQFWVDQGIDLLFCGNDIACLRIGAQTILKQLNEAIHNRKASTPAR, from the coding sequence ATGAGTGAAAAAAGAACAACGCGCGTGAGCCGCGCAGTTAAAGAATCCGGCGCACCTCTGCTGGGCATCGCTGCATATTTCTACGATCCGATCTTTGTCGAGATCGCAGCCAAGCTTGGCTTTCGCGTGCTCTGGATCGAGATGGAGCACGCGCACATTACGTTCGCCGAAGCAGCCAATCTGTGTCGCATTGCTTCGGGCGCTGGGATGCTCACGATGATTCGCATCCCCGACAATCGCCGCGAGAGCGTGCTCAAGGCGGCCGAGTGCGGACCGGACATCCTCGACCTGCCAATGGCTGACTCGCCGGAGATCGTGCGCGCGTTCACCCAGCACGCCCGTTTTCGGCCGGCAGGCGCGCGCGGATATTTCAGCGTTCCTCGCGCACTCGATTATGGAATCACCGACAGCCTTCCCGCCGCTCAGCAGAAGGTCAACTCTGAACTTTGCCTGATGATCCAGATTGAAACTGAGGAGGCGGTAAATCGCGTCGATGAACTCTGCGTGATCGATGGCATCGATATTTTCATCGGCCCAGCGGATCTTTCCGCGAGTCTTGGCGTGCCCGGCCAGACAACGCACCCGAAAGTGGCCGAAGCGATTCAGAAGATTCTGCGCAGTGCGCGGAAGCACGACAAACTGGTCGCGGTCGGCGCTCCTCTCCCTGACGTGCAGTTCTGGGTCGACCAGGGAATCGACCTGCTTTTCTGCGGCAACGACATTGCGTGTCTGCGGATCGGCGCGCAGACGATTCTTAAACAATTAAACGAGGCCATTCATAACCGGAAAGCGAGCACTCCTGCCCGATGA